From the Clarias gariepinus isolate MV-2021 ecotype Netherlands chromosome 3, CGAR_prim_01v2, whole genome shotgun sequence genome, one window contains:
- the mtss1lb gene encoding protein MTSS 2 isoform X1 yields the protein MENINVESVEKECGALGGLFQAIVNDMKCSYPVWEDFSAKATKLHAQLRTTVLAAVAFLDAFQKVADMATNTRGATRDIGSALTRMCMRHRSIEAKLRHFTNALMESLITPLQERIEDWKKTANQLDKDHAKEYKRSRHEIKKKSSDTMKLQKKARKGRGDLQPQLDSAMQDVNDMYLLMEETEKQAVRRALVEERGRFCTFISLLQPVVNGEIAMLGEITHLQAIIDDLTVLTTDPHKLPPASEQVIKDLKGSDYSWSYQTPPSSPSSSGSRKSSMCSSVNSAHSSASRSSGGSQTHSPSSSCRYRSLAHPPPGGAHRLSSVSSHDSGFISQDANIYSKPPSPMPSDITSQKSSSSASSEASETCQSVSECSSPTTDWSKAGLQEQSAANTLQRRKEMRESESSPQSQGYAGMHPDDPQRPRMAASTITVKHGEDMSPAASDLAMVLTRGLSMEQQKSSRDSLQYSSGYSTQTTTPSCSEDTIPSQASDYDCYSVNGDTEADGQSEFDKSSTIPRHSNIAQNYRRMIQTKRPASTAGLPSAMGAQGGSGGGGGGSGTPGTATIRRTPSTKPGVRRTLSNAGPIPIRPPIVPVKTPTVPDSPGGYPGPPARVGSEECVFFAADDASPAALEYVKASPKRLSLPNAAWGTAGAEMSVYGQPGEEDQLLAANRHSLVEKIGELVASAQALGDGQYPFPSMAAEGQSDPQSKCPPQEGEDMLVSIRRGVRLRKTVSNDRSAPRIL from the exons GAGCCACCAGAGACATCGGCTCAGCACTGACCAGGATGTGTATGCGCCACCGCAGCATCGAGGCCAAACTACGCCACTTCACCAA TGCTCTGATGGAAAGCCTGATCACCCCTCTGCAGGAGCGGATTGAGGACTGGAAGAAAACCGCCAATCAGCTGGATAAAGACCATGCCAAAG AGTATAAACGATCTCGTCATGAGATAAAGAAGAAATCTTCAGACACTATGAAACTACAGAAGAAAGCAAGGAAAG GCCGCGGGGACCTGCAGCCTCAGTTAGACAGTGCCATGCAGGATGTGAATGATATGTACTTGCTGATGGAGGAGACGGAGAAACAGGCAGTACGGCGCGCCCTGGTGGAGGAGAGAGGACGCTTTTGCACCTTTATCAGCCTCTTGCAGCCTGTAGTG AATGGAGAAATTGCCATGCTGGGAGAGATCACACATCTGCAGGCTATTATTGATGACCTCACTGTGCTAACGACTGATCCACACAAGCTTCCTCCTGCCAGTGAGCAG GTGATAAAGGATCTAAAAGGTTCAGACTACAGTTGGTCCTACCAGACACCTCCTTCCTCCCCTAGTAGCTCTGGATCCAGAAAAAGCAGCATGTGCAG cagtgtgaacagcgcCCACAGTAGTGCCTCTCGCTCATCGGGAGGCTCACAAACTCACTCACCCAGTTCGTCCTGTCGCTACCGCAGCCTGGCACATCCGCCTCCAGGAGGTGCCCACCGCCTCAGCAGTGTCTCCTCCCACGACTCGGGCTTCATCTCTCAGGATGCCAACATTTACTCCAAACCTCCCTCACCCATGCCCTCGGACATCACCAGCCAG AAGTCATCAAGTTCAGCATCTTCAGAAGCCTCAGAAACATGTCAGTCAGTGAGTGAATGCAGCTCTCCTACAACa GATTGGTCCAAGGCAGGCTTGCAAGAGCAATCAGCGGCCAACACGCTCCAGAGGAGGAAGGAGATGAGAGAATCAGAGTCATCGCCCCAATCTCAAGGTTATGCTGGGATGCATCCTGATGATCCACAGAGGCCCAGGATGGCCGCCTCCACCATTACAGTTAAG CATGGTGAGGATATGTCGCCAGCAGCAAGTGACCTGGCCATGGTGCTGACCCGTGGCCTCAGTATGGAACAACAAAAGAGCAGCAGAGACTCACTTCAATACTCCAGTGGATACAGCACTCAGACGACCACACCGTCATGCTCTGAGGATACTATTCCCTCCCAGG CCTCCGATTATGATTGCTACTCTGTAAACGGTGATACCGAAGCTGACGGCCAGTCAGAATTTGATAAATCATCAACAATCCCACGGCACAGCAATATTGCTCAGAACTACCGCCGCATGATCCAGACGAAACGGCCAGCCAGCACAGCTGGCTTGCCAAGTGCCATGGGTGCCCAGGGAGGCTCTGGTGGTGGGGGTGGAGGATCAGGGACTCCTGGTACCGCCACCATCCGCCGAACACCTTCCACAAAGCCTGGTGTGAGGCGTACACTCTCCAATGCAGGCCCCATCCCTATCCGGCCACCCATAGTGCCAGTTAAAACACCTACTGTGCCTGACTCGCCCGGTGGTTACCCAGGGCCTCCAGCGCGTGTGGGcagtgaggagtgtgtgttctTTGCAGCAGATGATGCCTCTCCTGCTGCCCTAGAGTATGTGAAGGCTTCCCCGAAACGTCTGAGCCTGCCCAACGCAGCCTGGGGCACAGCGGGTGCTGAGATGAGTGTGTATGGCCAACCAGGAGAAGAAGACCAGCTGCTAGCCGCTAACCGTCACAGCCTGGTAGAAAAGATTGGTGAGCTGGTGGCCAGTGCCCAAGCCCTGGGAGATGGCCAGTACCCTTTTCCCTCAATGGCAGCAGAGGGCCAGAGCGATCCACAAAGTAAATGTCCCCCGCAGGAAGGAGAGGACATGCTGGTATCTATCCGCCGAGGCGTCCGGCTGCGCAAGACCGTCTCCAATGACCGCTCAGCACCACGCATATTGTGA